From Pseudomonas sp. stari2:
GGTGCAAGCGTAAACGCCTTGATCGCTGTACTCGCAACCTTCGGCAGCCAGCGCAGCAATCAGTTGCTGACGCAGTGGCTCGCTGTAGGGAAAGCTGAAGTCGATGTGTGTGACATGCTCCAAGTCATCGGCGAAATAGGTGTGTTCGCGACCGCTGGTGTAGTCCACGATCTGATGCGGCACGCAGAAATGTCCGGTGCCCATTGCAGGATGAATCCCACCCACGGCGTTGACCGCGATGATCGCTTCGGCCCCAGCCTGCTTCAACGCCCACAGGTTGGCGCGGTAGTTGACCTTGTGTGGCGGAAAGCGATGCGGATGACCGTGACGAGCAAGAAACAGCACTTCCTTGCCGGCGTATTCGCCAATCTGTACTTCGGCCGATGGCGCACCGTAAGGCGTATCCACCGCCAGCGACTGACGAATGCTCAGGCCTTCCAGCTGAGTCAGACCGGTGCCACCGATGATTGCGTAAACCGTCATAGCGAAAAATCCTTAATCGATCAGTTGAGCGTCTTTGAGCGCGCCGACAGCGGTCAGCCAGCGCGGATCCTGACGGTATTCGGTGCTAGCGAACGCCTGACCGCGCATCCGCGCGATGCGCTGTGATGGCTTCACCTTCATGCGCTGCGCGGCGCTCAGGGCCAGCTCGGCGGCCGCCCGGTCGTTGCACACCAGGCCCATGTCGCAACCGGCGCTGAGTGCGGCTTCGATGCGGCTGGCGGCATCGCCTACGACATGCGCACCGGCCATCGACAGGTCATCACTGAAGATCACGCCGTCGAACTGCAACTCACCGCGCAGGATGTCCTGCAGCCAGCGGCGGGAGAACCCGGCTGGCTGCGCATCGACTTGCGGATAAATCACGTGGGCCGGCATGACGGCGGCCAATTGCTTACTCAGTTTGGCGAACGGCACCAAGTCGTTGGCGCGAATCTCCTCCAGGCTGCGCTCGTCGCTGGGGATTGCGACGTGAGAGTCGGCCTCCGCCCAGCCGTGGCCAGGGAAATGCTTGCCGGTGGCAGCCATGCCGGCGCTGTTCATACCTTTGATGAAAGCCCCGGCGAGCAGTGCTGCACGCTCCGGATCGCCTTCGAACGAACGAGTGCCAACCACGGCGCTGCGCTGGTAATCCAGGTCCAGCACCGGGGCAAAACTCAGATCGAGGCCGACAGCCAGCACTTCAGTGGCCATGATCCAGCCGCATTGCTCGGCCAGATACTCGGCATTCGGGTTGTCAGCGATGGCACGCATGGCCGGTAGACGCACAAAGCCCTGACGCAGGCGCTGGACGCGACCGCCTTCCTGATCCACCGCCAGCAGCAGGTCCGGGCGAATGGCACGGATCGCCGCGCTCAGCTCACGCACCTGGCGCGGATGCTCGATGTTGCGGGCAAAAATGATCAGGCCACCCACTTCGGGCTGGCGCAACAATTGGCGATCTTCGGCCGTCAGCCAGGTACCGGCGACGTCCACCATCAACGAGCCTTGCAGGCCAGCAGTCATAGAGATTCCTTGAAAACGAAAAACCCGTTGCTCACGAAACCACCACCGGGGGCATTTTCCGGCAGGTCGGTGATTTCAATGAGAAACGGGTTCAGAACGAGAGTCGGCATGGG
This genomic window contains:
- a CDS encoding S-methyl-5'-thioinosine phosphorylase, with product MTVYAIIGGTGLTQLEGLSIRQSLAVDTPYGAPSAEVQIGEYAGKEVLFLARHGHPHRFPPHKVNYRANLWALKQAGAEAIIAVNAVGGIHPAMGTGHFCVPHQIVDYTSGREHTYFADDLEHVTHIDFSFPYSEPLRQQLIAALAAEGCEYSDQGVYACTQGPRLETVAEIVRLERDGCDIVGMTGMPEAALARELDLDYACLSLVVNPAAGKTTAVITMAEIEQALHDGMGKVKSTLARVLKG
- the nagZ gene encoding beta-N-acetylhexosaminidase; translated protein: MTAGLQGSLMVDVAGTWLTAEDRQLLRQPEVGGLIIFARNIEHPRQVRELSAAIRAIRPDLLLAVDQEGGRVQRLRQGFVRLPAMRAIADNPNAEYLAEQCGWIMATEVLAVGLDLSFAPVLDLDYQRSAVVGTRSFEGDPERAALLAGAFIKGMNSAGMAATGKHFPGHGWAEADSHVAIPSDERSLEEIRANDLVPFAKLSKQLAAVMPAHVIYPQVDAQPAGFSRRWLQDILRGELQFDGVIFSDDLSMAGAHVVGDAASRIEAALSAGCDMGLVCNDRAAAELALSAAQRMKVKPSQRIARMRGQAFASTEYRQDPRWLTAVGALKDAQLID